The nucleotide sequence CTTTTTCACCCCCTGTTTGTGTGCGGCATGAATCACATTCAGGGCAATGCTGAGGTTGTCGTAGCTGAAATCTGCTGGGAAAGTGGAGTTGGCCAGAATGCCACCCACCCTTGCCGCAGCCAGAAACACGTATTCAGGCTGCTCTTGCTGAAAAAACAACTCCACCGCCTGCTGGTTCCGCAAATCCAGCTCCTGACTGGTGCGGGTGATCAGGTGAACATGGCCTTTTGCCCGCAAATGCCTCAGGATGGCCGATCCCACCATGCCCCGATGGCCTGCCACATAAATTCGGGCATCCAGTGGCAAAGTCATGCGTTCCCCACCCCTTTGAGGGCCACCTGATGACCGGCCTGCATGAGGGTTCTCTCCTGACGGGCCAGTTCCAGATCGCTCTCCACCATCTCGCGCACCAGTTCAGCGAAAGAGGTCCGGGGCTTCCAGTTGAGCTGTTCCATGGTCTCTCGGGCATCCCCGAGCAGGTAATCCACTTCGGCAGGGCGGAAATAGCGGGGGTCCACCTCCACATGGTCCTGATACCGCAAGCCAACCAGACCAAACGCGTGCTCTGCGAATTCCCGCACCGAGTACGCCTCACCTGTGGCAATCACATGGTCACGGGGGGTGTCTTGTTGCAGCATCAACCACATGGCCTCCACATAATCCCGGGCATGTCCCCAGTCCCGTTTGGCCTCCAGATTCCCCAGGTAGAGTTTCTTTTGCAGGCCCATTTTGATGCGCCCCACCGCCCGGGTGATTTTGCGGGTCACGAAAGTCTCACCGCGCCTCGGGCTTTCATGGTTGAACAGGATGCCGTTGCAGGCGAACAGGTCGTACGATTCCCGGTGGTTCACGGTCTGCCAGAAGGCATACACTTTGGCCACCGCATAAGGACTGCGGGGATGAAAAGGGGTGTGAAGGCCCTGAGGGGGTTTGGCTGCACCAAACATCTCCGAACTGGACGCCTGATAGTAACGCACCTTTTTGCCGGTGCGGTTGTTGTAATCCCGGATGGCTTCCAGCAAACGCAGTGCCCCCAGACCTGTCACATCGGCGGTGTATTCCATCTGGTCAAAAGAGACCTTCACATGGGACTGGGCTCCGAGGTTATACACCTCGTCCGGTTCGATGCGTTCCAGCAAGATGCGCAGTCCACTGGAATCCGACAGGTCCCCATAATGCAGGAACATTCTGGCCTCTGGATCGTGGGGATCGTCGTAGAGGTGGTCAATGCGGTCGGTGTTGAAGGTGCTGGCCCGACGGATGATGCCGTGCACCTCATACCCTTTGGCCAGCAACAATTCGGTGAGGTAAGAGCCGTCCTGTCCGGTGATGCCAGTGATCAGAGCAATGCGTTTCATTTTCGACCTCTCAGGATTTCTGCTGCCAGAGCGGCAGGGCGACGGGCTCGCAAACGGTTGTCCAGGTCGTTCAGGAAAGCATCCAGCACAGCGGT is from Deinococcus misasensis DSM 22328 and encodes:
- the gmd gene encoding GDP-mannose 4,6-dehydratase; the encoded protein is MKRIALITGITGQDGSYLTELLLAKGYEVHGIIRRASTFNTDRIDHLYDDPHDPEARMFLHYGDLSDSSGLRILLERIEPDEVYNLGAQSHVKVSFDQMEYTADVTGLGALRLLEAIRDYNNRTGKKVRYYQASSSEMFGAAKPPQGLHTPFHPRSPYAVAKVYAFWQTVNHRESYDLFACNGILFNHESPRRGETFVTRKITRAVGRIKMGLQKKLYLGNLEAKRDWGHARDYVEAMWLMLQQDTPRDHVIATGEAYSVREFAEHAFGLVGLRYQDHVEVDPRYFRPAEVDYLLGDARETMEQLNWKPRTSFAELVREMVESDLELARQERTLMQAGHQVALKGVGNA